In a genomic window of Hyphomonas sp.:
- a CDS encoding feruloyl-CoA synthase, translating into MPDTLDIPFREVPYLPLKLEVDRRPDGTIYLNSGQPLKACPPHMLAPLVHWAKHRPDTVWLAERDPENPSAEGWNTMTYAAGLESVRRLVQGFLDAGAGQDAPLMILSRNSIANALIMYAAMWAGSPAVPVTPAYALLSEDLGRLKYIDGLTRPKFIYVEDGADYQRALDGMDLQGRLVIYSGRAPERCEAIRLEQFMRAPTEAVDAAYDRLTPDTVAKYMMTSGSTGEPKAVINLQGMVASNARMIRSVWDEARLDEITGGPQVMCNFLPWSHTYGAHAILHNMLDWGGTLYIDQGAPTPARLPDMLRNLKDVSTTQHTTVPAAWAALATELERDDQLAEVFFRRLVCMAYGGASMGQDIYERIQAVAVRITGERISLSAGYGATETAPTASNVHWPNDRMGLIGLPLPGNTFKMVPNAEKMELRVKGVNVTPGYFRNDTKTAEAFDEEGCYKLGDAVKFIDPDRPERGLAFDGRTAEEFKLANGTWVSAGTVRVQAVAATGGALSDAVVCGLNQNDIRLLGFLNEAWCRRLVGEDLPLAELVNHPAVHDRIREGLGAHNKAHPNVSARVARVLLQATPPLADNGEITEKGYINQSRTQALRQGEVERLYQDAEPAPANLLIL; encoded by the coding sequence ATGCCAGACACGTTGGACATACCCTTCCGCGAAGTGCCCTATCTGCCACTCAAGCTGGAGGTCGACCGCCGGCCGGATGGCACGATCTATCTGAACAGCGGCCAGCCGCTGAAAGCCTGCCCGCCGCACATGCTGGCGCCGCTGGTGCACTGGGCCAAACATCGGCCGGACACGGTCTGGCTGGCAGAGCGCGATCCGGAAAATCCGTCAGCCGAGGGCTGGAACACGATGACCTATGCCGCCGGTCTCGAGTCCGTGCGCCGCCTCGTGCAGGGTTTTCTGGATGCCGGCGCAGGGCAGGACGCGCCACTGATGATCCTGTCGCGCAATTCCATCGCCAATGCACTGATCATGTACGCGGCCATGTGGGCCGGCAGCCCCGCTGTGCCGGTGACGCCAGCCTATGCGCTGCTGAGTGAAGATCTGGGACGGCTCAAATACATTGACGGTCTGACCCGACCGAAATTCATCTATGTCGAAGATGGTGCAGACTATCAGCGCGCACTGGACGGGATGGACCTGCAGGGGCGGCTTGTCATCTATAGCGGCCGCGCGCCGGAGCGCTGCGAAGCCATCCGTCTCGAACAATTCATGCGCGCGCCAACCGAAGCCGTCGATGCAGCCTATGACCGGCTGACTCCGGACACGGTCGCGAAATACATGATGACCTCCGGCTCCACAGGGGAGCCCAAGGCCGTGATCAACCTGCAGGGCATGGTGGCCTCGAATGCCCGCATGATCCGGTCCGTCTGGGACGAAGCGCGTCTGGACGAGATCACCGGTGGCCCGCAGGTCATGTGCAACTTCCTGCCGTGGAGCCACACCTATGGCGCGCATGCCATTCTGCATAACATGCTGGACTGGGGCGGTACGCTCTACATTGACCAGGGGGCACCAACCCCGGCGCGCCTGCCGGACATGTTGCGAAACCTGAAAGATGTCTCCACGACCCAGCACACGACGGTGCCGGCGGCGTGGGCCGCCCTGGCAACAGAGCTTGAGCGCGATGATCAGCTGGCGGAGGTGTTTTTCAGGCGTCTTGTCTGCATGGCATATGGCGGTGCTTCGATGGGGCAGGATATCTATGAGCGTATTCAGGCCGTGGCCGTAAGGATCACGGGCGAACGCATTTCCCTGTCCGCAGGGTATGGCGCGACCGAGACGGCGCCGACGGCCTCCAATGTCCACTGGCCAAATGACCGGATGGGTCTGATCGGACTGCCCCTGCCGGGCAATACGTTCAAGATGGTGCCGAATGCGGAAAAGATGGAATTGCGGGTGAAAGGCGTGAACGTCACGCCGGGCTATTTCCGCAACGACACCAAGACCGCCGAGGCCTTTGACGAGGAAGGCTGCTACAAGCTTGGCGATGCCGTGAAATTTATCGATCCGGATCGCCCGGAGCGCGGGCTCGCCTTCGACGGGCGCACGGCGGAAGAATTCAAGCTGGCCAATGGCACCTGGGTGTCGGCGGGGACTGTGCGCGTGCAGGCTGTGGCTGCAACTGGCGGCGCGCTGTCGGACGCCGTCGTGTGCGGTCTGAACCAGAACGACATCCGCTTGCTTGGTTTCCTGAACGAGGCTTGGTGCCGGCGTCTGGTCGGCGAGGACCTGCCTTTGGCGGAACTCGTCAACCATCCCGCAGTCCATGACCGGATTCGCGAAGGGCTGGGGGCACACAACAAGGCTCACCCCAATGTCTCGGCGCGTGTTGCGCGCGTCCTCCTGCAGGCAACTCCGCCGTTGGCGGACAATGGGGAGATCACGGAGAAGGGTTACATCAACCAGTCCCGCACACAGGCCCTGCGACAGGGTGAGGTGGAGCGGCTCTACCAGGACGCCGAACCGGCACCTGCGAACCTCCTGATCCTCTAG
- a CDS encoding ion transporter produces MKKERKGLNRALFWLYEGTGRWPFLFRWAMLAFDVITIGYFLWAPFDQRDRTHFAIDYVIGSVILADLLARFYIARHRWNFVVRPINIADLIVVITMFAPLLVSNFAFLRVLRAVRAIRAFTFIKRVKVITPFFQRHERIIDKVTNLVVFVFIMAALVYSTQVGINDGIHTYIDALYFTVTSLTTTGYGDVLMVGPGGRLLSIIVMVLGLTLFLQLLRTIVEPRDKVEQECEECGLRFHERDAVHCKHCGEVIHIPTPGFE; encoded by the coding sequence ATGAAGAAGGAACGCAAGGGGCTCAATCGGGCACTGTTCTGGCTGTATGAGGGCACGGGCCGTTGGCCGTTCCTGTTCCGCTGGGCCATGCTGGCCTTCGACGTCATTACGATCGGATATTTCCTGTGGGCGCCCTTCGACCAGCGCGACCGCACGCACTTCGCCATCGACTATGTCATCGGCAGTGTGATCCTGGCGGACCTGCTGGCCCGCTTCTACATCGCACGCCATCGTTGGAATTTTGTGGTCCGCCCGATCAACATCGCCGATCTGATCGTGGTGATCACCATGTTCGCGCCGCTTCTGGTATCGAATTTTGCCTTCCTGAGGGTCCTGCGGGCGGTACGGGCAATCCGCGCCTTTACCTTCATCAAACGGGTGAAAGTGATCACGCCCTTCTTCCAGCGTCACGAACGGATCATCGACAAGGTGACCAATCTCGTCGTGTTCGTCTTCATCATGGCGGCGCTGGTCTACTCGACCCAGGTCGGCATCAATGACGGCATCCACACCTATATCGACGCGCTCTATTTCACAGTCACCAGCCTGACGACAACCGGGTATGGCGATGTACTGATGGTCGGCCCCGGCGGAAGGTTGCTCTCCATCATTGTCATGGTGCTGGGCCTGACCCTGTTCCTGCAATTGCTGCGCACCATTGTGGAGCCGCGCGACAAGGTGGAGCAGGAGTGCGAGGAGTGCGGTCTGCGTTTCCATGAACGCGACGCGGTGCATTGCAAGCATTGCGGAGAAGTGATCCATATCCCCACACCGGGCTTCGAATAG
- a CDS encoding dihydroorotase codes for MTYDLILKGGTVVSPGGMVQTDIGVVGERIAHIGDLTGVDAGETYDATGLHILPGVIDSQVHFREPGLEHKADLETEARSAALGGVVAVFEMPNTNPSTITPDALTDKLARAKGRMDTDHAFYAGATHDNTDLLPEMEQMLGCCGVKVFMGASTGDLLIQDDEGVEAVLRAIKRRAAFHSEDEYRLEERRSLAVQGDWQSHIVVRDVEAAVSSTRRLLRLARKTGKRIHVLHISTAEEMELLRDAKDLASVEVLPNHLTLAAPDCYERLKGFAQQNPPVREQRHQDALWRALNAGIVDVLATDHAPHTREEKERPYPASPSGMPGVQTLVPVMLTHVNNGKLSLQRFVELTSAGPQRVFGLADKGRIAEGYHADFTVVDLKRKETITHDWTKSKCGWTPYDGFEATGWPVATIIRGGFVMRDGEIVRKGGGQPVRFNETLEPMG; via the coding sequence ATGACCTATGATCTGATCCTGAAAGGCGGCACCGTCGTTTCTCCCGGCGGCATGGTGCAAACCGACATTGGCGTGGTGGGCGAGCGCATCGCCCATATTGGCGATCTGACCGGCGTGGATGCCGGCGAGACATATGATGCCACCGGACTGCACATCCTGCCCGGCGTCATCGACAGCCAGGTACATTTCCGGGAACCTGGCCTGGAGCACAAGGCAGACCTCGAGACCGAGGCCCGCTCCGCCGCGCTCGGCGGCGTTGTGGCCGTGTTCGAGATGCCGAACACCAACCCGTCCACGATCACGCCGGATGCGCTGACCGACAAGCTGGCCCGCGCGAAGGGGCGTATGGACACAGACCATGCCTTCTATGCCGGGGCGACCCACGACAATACCGACCTCCTGCCTGAAATGGAGCAGATGCTGGGCTGTTGCGGTGTGAAAGTCTTCATGGGCGCCTCGACCGGCGATCTGCTGATCCAGGATGATGAAGGGGTTGAAGCCGTGCTGCGCGCCATCAAGCGCCGGGCGGCATTCCATTCCGAGGACGAGTATCGTCTCGAGGAGCGCCGCAGCCTGGCTGTGCAGGGTGACTGGCAGAGCCATATCGTCGTGCGCGATGTGGAGGCCGCTGTCAGCTCGACGCGCCGCCTGCTGCGCCTGGCGCGCAAAACGGGTAAACGGATCCATGTCCTGCACATTTCAACCGCCGAAGAAATGGAATTGCTGCGGGACGCCAAGGATCTTGCCAGCGTCGAAGTCCTGCCGAACCATCTCACGCTGGCCGCGCCGGATTGCTATGAACGCCTGAAAGGCTTCGCCCAGCAAAATCCGCCGGTGCGCGAACAGCGCCATCAGGATGCACTCTGGCGCGCACTGAATGCCGGCATCGTGGATGTGCTGGCCACCGACCATGCGCCGCACACGCGCGAGGAAAAGGAGCGGCCCTATCCCGCGTCACCCTCCGGCATGCCGGGTGTTCAGACACTCGTGCCGGTCATGCTGACCCATGTGAACAATGGGAAGCTCAGCCTGCAGCGCTTTGTCGAACTGACCAGTGCCGGGCCGCAGCGTGTCTTCGGGCTCGCTGACAAGGGCCGCATCGCGGAAGGCTATCATGCCGATTTCACGGTGGTGGACCTGAAGCGCAAGGAAACCATCACGCATGACTGGACGAAGTCGAAATGCGGCTGGACGCCCTATGACGGGTTCGAGGCGACCGGCTGGCCGGTAGCGACCATCATCCGCGGAGGCTTTGTCATGCGGGACGGTGAAATCGTTCGGAAAGGTGGTGGCCAGCCCGTTCGCTTCAACGAGACACTGGAGCCGATGGGGTGA
- a CDS encoding folate-binding protein yields MKRILPNRAILRLSGPDMLLLLGRTVTHSVDNWQTGEMRYGALLTPQGKVIADYLAMLALDNIYLDVHADAADDLEKRLKMFRMRSDVAIERLTGDVVTEGSWIDVRSPQMPHRAITPDGVSAITMPEEEWHAARIAAGVPEWGADYRAAEVFPTDINMDMMGGIDYRKGCFVGQEVASRMKRKGKIRKRTVKLRGDKLTPGADILAGTPVGTVTSVAGTTGLALVRTDRLAKAEQDGAQFTCNGAPVTFDLTDWQRAEIDSHVAEPADD; encoded by the coding sequence ATGAAACGCATTCTCCCGAACCGCGCCATCCTCCGCCTGAGCGGCCCAGACATGCTGCTTCTGCTGGGGCGGACGGTCACTCATTCGGTCGACAACTGGCAGACGGGTGAAATGCGGTATGGCGCGTTGCTCACACCACAGGGCAAGGTGATCGCCGACTATCTGGCGATGCTGGCGCTCGACAATATCTATCTGGATGTGCATGCGGACGCGGCCGACGATCTCGAAAAGCGGCTGAAAATGTTCAGGATGCGCAGCGATGTCGCAATCGAGCGCCTGACCGGAGATGTCGTGACCGAAGGCAGCTGGATTGATGTCCGGTCGCCGCAAATGCCACACCGGGCCATCACGCCAGACGGAGTGTCTGCCATCACCATGCCTGAGGAGGAATGGCATGCTGCCCGCATTGCTGCCGGCGTGCCGGAATGGGGGGCCGATTATCGCGCAGCCGAGGTTTTCCCGACCGACATCAACATGGATATGATGGGCGGCATCGACTACAGGAAAGGCTGCTTTGTCGGTCAGGAAGTGGCCAGCCGCATGAAACGCAAGGGCAAGATCCGCAAGCGCACGGTAAAGCTGCGTGGCGACAAGCTGACCCCCGGCGCCGATATCCTGGCGGGCACTCCGGTCGGCACGGTCACCAGTGTTGCCGGCACGACAGGACTGGCGCTCGTCCGCACGGACCGGCTGGCAAAGGCTGAACAGGACGGCGCGCAATTCACCTGCAATGGCGCGCCCGTTACATTCGACCTGACTGACTGGCAACGCGCGGAAATCGACAGTCACGTCGCGGAGCCAGCCGATGACTGA
- a CDS encoding DNA-3-methyladenine glycosylase I, producing MTDSFPCAWAPVSDDLYRTYHDTEWGVPERDGRTLWEKLQLDGMQAGLAWITILRKRDSIREEFDGFDPEKLARWTPARAARALKNPGIIRSPKKVDAVIGNAQAFLAMEEAGQSFSDYCWQAVGGCPIVHRWTHFREAPTQTDWSAALSKDLKKRGFKFVGPTIVYAWAQAVGMVNDHDVACPRHSAVQEM from the coding sequence ATGACTGATTCCTTTCCCTGCGCCTGGGCGCCCGTGTCGGACGACCTGTATCGTACCTATCACGACACGGAATGGGGCGTACCGGAGCGGGATGGCCGGACCCTATGGGAAAAGCTGCAACTGGACGGCATGCAGGCCGGGCTCGCCTGGATCACGATCCTGCGCAAGCGCGACAGCATACGGGAGGAGTTTGACGGGTTCGATCCGGAAAAGCTGGCCCGATGGACACCGGCCCGCGCCGCCAGAGCCCTCAAGAATCCCGGCATCATACGCAGCCCCAAAAAGGTCGACGCCGTGATTGGCAATGCGCAGGCGTTTCTGGCCATGGAAGAGGCTGGACAGTCCTTCTCGGACTACTGCTGGCAAGCGGTGGGCGGCTGCCCCATCGTGCACCGCTGGACCCATTTCCGGGAGGCACCGACCCAGACCGATTGGTCCGCTGCCCTGTCGAAGGATCTGAAGAAACGCGGATTCAAATTTGTTGGCCCGACCATTGTCTATGCATGGGCCCAGGCTGTTGGCATGGTGAATGACCATGATGTAGCCTGTCCCAGACATTCGGCCGTTCAGGAGATGTAA
- a CDS encoding beta-ketoacyl-ACP synthase III — protein MNTPVISATGLWTPPNSISNKELVDSYNTWADNWNREWAADISAGLVEPKTHSSVEFIEKASGIKSRYVIDKAGILDPDIMAPRIAERPNEQISVLAEIAVNAARDALERAGRKPEDVDAVLCAASNMQRAYPAMAVEIQDALGCGGFAFDMNVACSSATFGIQTAADFIRSGSAKSVLVVNPEICSGHLNFTDRDSHFIFGDVATAVLVEEESIAPVGHWKILGTKLKTQFSNNIRNNFGFLNRAAPEGIDAPDKLFVQEGRKVFKEVVPMVATMISTQMDELGIAKDGLRRMWLHQANANMNRLISSKVLGREATDEESPTVLDTYANTSSAGSIIAFHKNSGDFKAGERGLICSFGAGYSAGTVFVEKTA, from the coding sequence ATGAACACACCCGTAATTTCGGCGACAGGTCTCTGGACGCCGCCCAACTCCATTTCCAACAAGGAACTGGTGGACAGCTACAACACCTGGGCCGACAACTGGAACCGCGAATGGGCCGCCGACATCAGCGCCGGGCTGGTTGAGCCGAAAACTCATTCCTCCGTGGAGTTCATCGAGAAGGCCTCCGGTATCAAATCCCGCTATGTCATCGACAAGGCCGGGATTCTGGATCCGGATATCATGGCGCCCCGCATCGCTGAACGCCCCAATGAGCAGATCTCGGTTCTGGCAGAGATTGCCGTGAATGCGGCCCGCGACGCCCTGGAGCGTGCCGGCCGGAAACCGGAAGATGTGGACGCCGTCCTGTGCGCCGCCTCCAACATGCAGCGCGCCTACCCTGCCATGGCGGTCGAGATCCAGGACGCGCTGGGCTGCGGTGGATTTGCCTTCGACATGAACGTCGCCTGCTCTTCCGCAACTTTCGGAATTCAGACAGCGGCAGACTTCATCCGCTCGGGCAGCGCCAAATCGGTTCTGGTCGTGAATCCCGAAATCTGTTCAGGGCATCTGAACTTTACCGACCGCGACAGCCATTTCATCTTTGGAGACGTGGCGACCGCCGTTCTGGTGGAGGAAGAGAGCATCGCGCCGGTCGGTCACTGGAAAATTCTTGGCACGAAGCTGAAGACCCAGTTCTCGAACAATATCCGCAACAATTTCGGGTTCCTGAACCGCGCCGCCCCGGAGGGCATCGATGCGCCCGACAAGCTCTTTGTCCAGGAAGGCCGGAAAGTGTTCAAGGAAGTCGTGCCCATGGTGGCTACCATGATCTCGACCCAGATGGATGAACTCGGCATTGCCAAAGACGGTCTGCGCCGCATGTGGCTGCATCAGGCCAATGCGAACATGAACCGGCTCATCTCTTCGAAAGTTCTGGGTCGCGAGGCCACGGACGAGGAAAGCCCAACCGTGCTCGACACCTATGCGAACACCTCATCTGCCGGCTCGATCATTGCCTTCCACAAGAATTCCGGTGACTTCAAGGCGGGTGAGCGCGGCCTGATCTGCTCCTTCGGAGCGGGGTATTCGGCTGGGACGGTGTTTGTGGAGAAAACGGCCTGA
- a CDS encoding HD family hydrolase encodes MTSRAKQSVKAPRVWQRMLSGRRLDLANPSPMDVEIEDIAHGLARVARWNGQTRGEHAFSVAEHSVLVEQICRTLQPELTPQQSLTALLHDSPEYVIGDMISPFKALLGEGYKSIEGRLQEAIHIRFGLRPVTPQRLKRLIKKADLICAWSEAVQLAGFSEDEANRLFGTPPDGTRLRLAPKSVPDAQTAFLKRYAQINKQIEVAA; translated from the coding sequence ATGACCTCTCGCGCGAAGCAATCTGTTAAGGCCCCCCGTGTCTGGCAACGCATGTTGTCGGGCCGACGGCTGGATCTTGCGAATCCCTCCCCAATGGATGTGGAAATCGAGGATATTGCCCACGGTCTTGCCCGCGTGGCGCGATGGAACGGTCAAACGCGCGGCGAACACGCATTCTCCGTAGCCGAACATTCTGTGCTGGTTGAACAGATTTGCCGCACGCTGCAACCGGAACTTACGCCTCAGCAGAGTCTGACAGCCCTCCTGCATGACAGTCCGGAATACGTGATTGGCGACATGATCTCTCCCTTCAAGGCACTGCTGGGCGAAGGATACAAGTCGATTGAAGGCCGCCTACAAGAGGCTATCCATATCCGTTTCGGACTGCGTCCGGTGACTCCGCAAAGACTGAAACGCCTGATCAAGAAGGCCGACCTCATCTGCGCCTGGAGTGAAGCGGTACAACTCGCAGGGTTCTCAGAGGACGAAGCGAACCGGCTGTTCGGCACGCCCCCTGACGGCACGCGCCTGCGCCTGGCACCGAAATCCGTGCCCGACGCCCAGACCGCATTCCTGAAACGCTACGCCCAGATCAACAAGCAGATCGAGGTTGCCGCATGA
- a CDS encoding NAD regulator, translating to MSPASPLLIGLSAVMVAVETDSPLVLVTRRETGEDALPFGVFDPDRHRTFDLSLRGWVREQTGFELGYVEQLYTFGDKDRETPEATLAGAAPNARVISVGYLALTPDARPAGDSFEARWQSWYRYFPWEDHRNGRPDIIDSQIAPRLMTWAAGNERRMERARAAFALDGIRWIEERVLDRYELLYEAGLVIECARDAGLPKPDVRLGEPMASDHRRILATAISRLRGKLKYRPVVFELMPDRFTLSALQRVVEGILGLSLHTQNFRRALDKTGFVVGTGAMETSTGGRPAELYSYNRDSMFGSATTGLSAPRRSAD from the coding sequence ATGAGCCCGGCATCGCCCCTCCTGATCGGCCTGTCAGCCGTGATGGTGGCTGTTGAGACGGACAGCCCCCTCGTCCTGGTCACCCGCCGGGAAACAGGCGAGGACGCCCTGCCCTTCGGCGTGTTTGATCCGGACCGTCACCGGACGTTCGACCTGTCGCTGCGTGGCTGGGTACGCGAGCAGACAGGTTTTGAACTCGGCTATGTCGAACAGCTCTACACGTTTGGCGACAAGGACCGCGAAACGCCGGAAGCCACCCTTGCGGGCGCTGCGCCGAATGCGCGCGTGATCTCGGTCGGGTATCTGGCGCTGACACCGGATGCACGTCCCGCCGGAGACTCCTTCGAAGCCCGCTGGCAGAGCTGGTACAGGTATTTTCCGTGGGAAGATCATCGCAATGGCCGGCCGGACATCATCGACAGCCAGATTGCCCCGCGCCTCATGACCTGGGCGGCCGGAAATGAACGTCGCATGGAGCGGGCCCGCGCCGCGTTTGCGCTGGACGGAATTCGCTGGATCGAGGAGCGCGTGCTGGACCGGTACGAATTGCTCTATGAAGCGGGGCTCGTCATCGAATGCGCCCGGGATGCCGGATTGCCGAAGCCGGATGTCCGTCTCGGCGAGCCGATGGCATCCGACCACCGCCGCATTCTGGCGACGGCCATTTCACGCTTGCGCGGGAAACTCAAATATCGCCCGGTCGTTTTTGAGCTGATGCCGGACCGGTTTACCCTGTCAGCGCTGCAGCGCGTAGTGGAAGGCATTCTCGGCCTGTCCCTGCACACGCAGAATTTCCGTCGCGCACTGGACAAGACTGGGTTTGTCGTCGGAACCGGGGCAATGGAAACAAGCACCGGCGGGCGCCCGGCCGAGCTTTACAGCTACAATCGGGACAGCATGTTCGGCTCCGCCACGACGGGCCTGTCCGCACCCCGCCGGAGCGCGGACTAG
- a CDS encoding pitrilysin family protein codes for MKPSELVIGAVLALSLNACTSLDTAPAEPAVTPDAAALDVQPAEPGLETTVYAGDFVEIQQFVTPGGVSVWLVSEPSIPILSVAMAWEGGSAADPDGLEGLADAVVYHMNEGAGDLDSLAYQTRMEELNMSFGCSASDDWTSCSASMLTDNAADAMDLVALSFESPRFDDGPFARFVREREVSLNTRETNARYLANRAEAQALYPDHPYARETSAESIAALTPDLARDHMRQLMVKDRLIVTAVGAVTPEELAPMIDKVAANLPDSSDLPEIPEISFTTDDTFDPIIVDLPQPQSLVNFVAPGLKREDPDFFSAYVLNYTFGGGGFGSRLMDTLRVEKGLTYGVYTWLTFSDNIQTWSGSGQTKNESAGEFIEALMAETAKIGEAGITEEELADAKAYLTGSYPLAFDSNAKIAGQMMTVRQEELGIDYFDRRNTLIDAVTLEDVNRVAAEFLQPENFSVIVVGQPQGVDAE; via the coding sequence ATGAAACCGAGTGAACTCGTGATTGGCGCCGTCCTGGCCCTGAGCCTGAATGCCTGCACATCCCTGGATACAGCGCCGGCCGAACCGGCTGTAACGCCTGACGCTGCGGCGCTGGATGTCCAGCCGGCAGAACCGGGCCTTGAGACGACGGTCTATGCCGGCGACTTTGTCGAGATCCAGCAATTCGTCACGCCGGGCGGCGTGTCGGTCTGGCTGGTCTCGGAACCTTCCATTCCGATCCTGTCGGTCGCCATGGCCTGGGAAGGTGGCTCGGCGGCCGACCCGGACGGGCTGGAAGGTCTGGCCGATGCGGTCGTCTACCATATGAATGAAGGGGCTGGTGACCTCGACTCGCTTGCCTATCAGACCCGGATGGAAGAGCTGAACATGAGTTTCGGCTGCAGCGCATCCGACGATTGGACCTCCTGTTCAGCGTCCATGCTTACCGACAATGCTGCTGACGCGATGGACCTCGTCGCCCTGTCGTTTGAGTCGCCGCGGTTCGATGACGGGCCGTTTGCCCGGTTCGTGCGGGAACGTGAAGTGTCGTTGAACACGCGTGAGACCAATGCGCGCTACCTTGCCAACCGGGCGGAGGCACAGGCGCTGTATCCGGACCATCCCTATGCCAGGGAGACGTCGGCCGAGAGCATTGCTGCCCTGACCCCGGACCTTGCCCGGGATCACATGCGCCAGCTGATGGTGAAGGACCGTTTGATCGTAACGGCGGTTGGGGCGGTCACGCCGGAAGAACTCGCCCCGATGATCGACAAGGTGGCAGCCAATCTGCCGGACAGCAGCGATCTGCCTGAAATCCCGGAGATCAGCTTCACGACAGACGACACGTTCGACCCGATCATTGTGGACCTTCCGCAACCCCAGAGCCTCGTGAATTTCGTGGCACCCGGACTGAAGCGGGAAGATCCGGATTTCTTTTCCGCCTATGTGCTGAACTACACGTTCGGCGGCGGCGGATTTGGCAGCCGGCTGATGGACACGCTGCGGGTCGAAAAGGGGCTGACCTACGGAGTCTATACGTGGCTGACCTTTAGCGACAATATCCAGACCTGGAGCGGCAGCGGACAGACCAAGAATGAAAGCGCCGGAGAATTCATCGAGGCGCTGATGGCCGAGACCGCGAAAATCGGCGAGGCCGGAATCACGGAAGAGGAACTGGCGGACGCCAAGGCCTATCTGACAGGCTCCTATCCGTTGGCCTTCGACTCGAATGCCAAGATCGCCGGCCAGATGATGACCGTGCGTCAGGAAGAGTTGGGCATCGACTATTTTGACCGGCGCAACACGCTGATCGATGCGGTGACGCTGGAAGATGTGAACCGGGTTGCTGCTGAATTCCTTCAGCCGGAGAATTTCAGCGTCATCGTGGTTGGCCAGCCGCAAGGGGTCGACGCGGAATAG
- a CDS encoding pitrilysin family protein — MKRILAGGLVALSALVSSAVAEEAEWAPTTFSLDNGMDVVVIPDHRAPVVTHMVWYKVGAVDEAEGKSGIAHLFEHVMFKETDDLAPGEFDDIVSRNGGVSNAFTSWDYTAYFERVAKQHLGTMMALEAERMTDLIINDDPDGPFISERDVVKEERRQRIDNNPGVILQEMVLSELWKGHPYEITVIGKMDEVAALTPEDGMAFYKEYYSPENAILVVAGDVTPEEVRVLAEEHYGPIAPTGTAHGERKWAPVPLLSETQELVYSDPKVRQPSWSRYYSGTSETRDRELSYALDVGLEVLGGGMTSRLYQSLVEEQKLAINASTFAWTTLHDEGPAVISASPAPGVPLDELEAAIMAEVETVLEEGFTDAEVERARNKLAAQAIYARDSQSYMANTFGSTLALGGSVEDVLNYPDGMRAVTTEQAIAAVRQVFGPDRHYIEAHLLPAEGES, encoded by the coding sequence ATGAAACGGATACTTGCCGGGGGGCTTGTCGCGCTCTCGGCTCTTGTGAGCAGCGCTGTGGCCGAAGAGGCCGAATGGGCCCCGACCACGTTCAGCCTGGACAATGGCATGGATGTGGTGGTCATTCCTGACCATCGTGCGCCCGTTGTCACGCACATGGTGTGGTACAAGGTGGGCGCCGTGGATGAAGCCGAAGGCAAGTCCGGCATCGCCCATTTGTTTGAGCATGTGATGTTCAAGGAGACCGATGATCTGGCGCCCGGCGAATTCGACGATATCGTTTCGCGCAATGGCGGGGTCAGCAACGCCTTCACCAGCTGGGACTATACCGCCTATTTCGAGCGGGTGGCGAAACAGCATCTCGGCACGATGATGGCACTCGAAGCCGAGCGGATGACCGACCTGATCATCAATGACGATCCGGACGGTCCGTTCATTTCCGAGCGGGATGTGGTGAAGGAAGAACGCCGCCAGCGCATCGACAACAATCCGGGCGTGATCCTGCAGGAAATGGTCCTGTCGGAACTGTGGAAGGGCCATCCCTACGAAATCACGGTCATCGGCAAGATGGATGAAGTGGCTGCGCTCACGCCGGAAGACGGCATGGCCTTCTACAAGGAATATTACAGCCCGGAAAACGCAATCCTGGTCGTGGCCGGGGATGTGACACCCGAAGAGGTTCGTGTTCTGGCGGAAGAGCATTACGGCCCGATCGCGCCGACGGGCACCGCACATGGCGAACGGAAATGGGCGCCAGTCCCCTTGCTCAGCGAGACCCAGGAACTGGTCTATTCCGACCCGAAAGTGCGCCAGCCCAGCTGGAGCCGATATTATTCCGGCACGTCCGAGACCCGCGACCGCGAACTCTCCTATGCGCTTGACGTTGGCCTGGAAGTGCTAGGCGGGGGCATGACCAGCCGACTCTACCAGTCGCTGGTTGAAGAGCAGAAGCTGGCGATCAATGCCAGCACGTTTGCCTGGACCACGCTGCATGATGAAGGACCAGCCGTGATCTCGGCCAGCCCCGCACCGGGCGTGCCGCTGGACGAGCTGGAAGCCGCCATCATGGCTGAAGTGGAGACGGTGCTCGAGGAAGGCTTCACCGATGCAGAGGTCGAGCGGGCGCGCAACAAGCTGGCTGCGCAGGCCATCTATGCGCGCGACAGCCAGTCCTACATGGCCAATACGTTCGGATCGACGCTGGCCCTGGGCGGATCCGTCGAGGACGTTCTGAACTATCCCGATGGCATGCGGGCGGTGACAACCGAACAGGCGATTGCCGCAGTCCGTCAGGTCTTCGGTCCGGATCGTCACTATATTGAAGCGCACCTGCTGCCGGCTGAGGGGGAGTCCTGA